A region of Moorena producens PAL-8-15-08-1 DNA encodes the following proteins:
- a CDS encoding DUF1823 family protein, whose protein sequence is MFELPPLNTNTIWSILNEELDDDTVNKILWYYLGYRYNSTTGQWDITEVNPEWQEDYPEPPNFIESRPATVKLTRSIPKENKQLLKKKLGFKGYKIGEFGPRQTRRATAANWLLNYIEQNDIESPV, encoded by the coding sequence ATGTTTGAACTACCGCCACTTAATACTAATACAATTTGGTCAATTTTAAACGAAGAACTTGATGACGATACCGTTAACAAAATTCTCTGGTACTATCTCGGTTATCGTTATAACTCAACTACCGGGCAGTGGGATATAACTGAGGTTAATCCTGAATGGCAAGAAGACTATCCCGAGCCACCTAATTTCATCGAAAGCCGCCCTGCTACGGTAAAACTAACCCGTTCAATACCCAAAGAAAATAAACAGCTATTGAAAAAAAAATTAGGTTTCAAAGGTTACAAAATCGGAGAATTTGGTCCTCGACAAACTCGCAGAGCCACAGCCGCAAACTGGTTACTGAATTATATTGAACAAAACGACATTGAATCACCAGTATAG
- a CDS encoding DMT family transporter: MKIIKQPLRWQVALVFLAGVLAISTSAIFARLAIASAGVSGVGFSLFVAGSRLTIASMLLLPAWGNLRQGQLGPGALLYASGAGVCLALHFVTWITSLSFTSIAASTTLVTTTPIWVALVSWLWLKEKLTRLTVLGIGVAFVGAVLISLGDGGAVSGGSNPLLGNSLALMAAVIASLYVLWGREAQQRGLSLGSYSAVAYSMGALVLLLLSLLWGVSYLNYPVEVYVYILLLALFPQMVGHTSFNWLVRWINPTLVTLAILFEPVGACFLGYLIFQEVPGVLVLLGAMVLLVGVAVAVYGANLKKG, translated from the coding sequence ATGAAAATTATAAAGCAGCCGCTGCGGTGGCAGGTGGCATTGGTTTTCTTGGCTGGTGTGTTGGCGATTTCCACATCAGCTATTTTTGCGCGATTAGCGATCGCATCGGCTGGAGTGAGTGGGGTAGGGTTTAGCCTGTTCGTAGCTGGGTCTCGCCTTACTATTGCGTCTATGCTACTGTTACCAGCTTGGGGCAATCTCAGGCAAGGTCAGCTAGGTCCAGGTGCATTACTCTATGCCAGTGGGGCTGGTGTTTGTTTAGCGCTACACTTTGTGACTTGGATTACTTCCTTGTCTTTTACTTCCATTGCGGCATCTACTACCTTAGTTACCACAACTCCGATTTGGGTTGCTCTAGTTTCTTGGCTCTGGTTGAAGGAAAAACTAACTAGGCTGACGGTTTTGGGAATTGGTGTGGCCTTTGTAGGTGCTGTGCTGATTAGTTTGGGGGATGGGGGTGCTGTCAGTGGTGGGAGTAATCCTCTGTTGGGGAATTCTCTAGCATTGATGGCAGCAGTGATAGCAAGTTTGTATGTACTTTGGGGACGTGAAGCACAGCAACGGGGTTTGAGTCTCGGTAGCTATAGTGCTGTCGCCTACAGTATGGGGGCGTTGGTGTTGTTGCTGTTATCCTTACTCTGGGGTGTCAGTTATCTCAATTATCCAGTAGAAGTTTACGTCTACATCTTGTTATTGGCGCTTTTCCCCCAAATGGTAGGACATACCAGTTTTAACTGGTTGGTACGCTGGATTAATCCTACCCTGGTGACCCTAGCTATTTTGTTTGAACCCGTTGGTGCTTGTTTTTTGGGCTATCTGATTTTTCAGGAAGTGCCAGGGGTATTGGTGCTGCTAGGTGCCATGGTGTTGTTAGTTGGGGTGGCCGTAGCGGTTTATGGGGCTAATTTAAAAAAAGGTTGA